GATGAAGTCATATTTAGGCACTAAATTAGATGTGCATTGAAATTTCTGCATTGCTCCCTTTTTTGTCATATGTAATTTTGTTGAATAGTGCCCACTCTTAAAAATAGGTGATTCAAAAATTCCTTGTCAACAGTGGTGTTCAAAGATTCGCaatcatattttttacgtCGTCaattacatatatttaaaagataatttacaaccataatttatttaataacaatttttttagatgtaTAGTTAAATTTGTACTTGTCATTATTTATGATACATATCACCATGTTaaatatcctttttttatattttttgaaaaaattccttCTAAAAAGCATATACCATTTATAGATCgagaagaagagaaaaaaaaagatgagCTGAGAGAAATTGCAAAGAAGGAATTGGAAGATTGGTACCGAAATCATGAAGACACAATTGCCAAAACGAAAGCTGCCAATAGGtaaaactaacttttttattttataaaaatttagtagtacttttatctattttctaatatataaaaaattcacaaatccTTCTAAAAATCTACTGGTATTCAACTAACTCATTCTTTTTTCTGTTATTACTAACAGGGATGCCGCAAAGTAagtgaatattttgatttttgggtATTTGTGTTGTGTCAAGATATTTATGTAAGGTCTGTGAGAGGTGTAAGTAACAAACATTTAACacaaacaattttgataacaaCACTTTTGTTTGTGTGTGGTGGCAGAAACAGAATATTTTCATGGTTGACACTGcacatgtaattttttacaaatcacTAATTTGTATTCAATTGTTTTATCATTCTTCTTCATGGAAATTCACTCTTCTATGATCTGACAGCAATCAGACATTCATTTTGCtttattgcaattattttgataaaggTGTGTTTTATAAAAGTGTCAAATATGATTGTTGGATTTAGTTGAATCAATTTAAAGTCATGGCGCACTTATGgcctataaaaatatttatgaattcTGTTATAGAACTAGTAACGTACTTAATATCGAATTTTGCCAACTTTTAGTCTATGTAAAAGATACAACAATTATGCTTCAAAACGTTCACATATGTTTTCTGGCATAGTCTTTACAGAGCGAAAAATATGCATTTCTCTTCATATGCTCTCCTACTTCTGTAAGAATTTTACGTAATACTAACTTCTATAAATAAGTCACCATAGATAtctttttttggtaaattttgacaaataacaCGGTAATCTAGCCGTCAAAGAAATTGATTGTGGATCCTATTGATAAGCATAAAAATAACAGCATAACTGTAATTTTAACGGAAAACGAACGATTCAGTTGGTTTCAAAAATGCCGCAACTGTTAAATagacattttccaaaaatgaagTTGGATCCTCATaaccgaaaaaaattatgacttAACTGtcattttaactaaaatgCGCCATTGGTCGTGAAAAATTGACAACCATTTTACACCAATAAGATTGGGATACCCctatcattttttataatggtGAGGGCAAAAGTTAAATCTCAAAATggcctttttttaaataattgaccTTCTCAGTCAAATTTCATTGTAGGCAACAATTGAAGCAAAAAACGTGACTTATGACCTTTCAATAAATCCAGTACGAACGCGTGTATACTACATAAATGACGGCAACGTCGCGGCAAATTTGGCGAAACGAGCAGGACAAATATTTTGcttcaattattgtttctaGTATATGGTGGCTTGTTTCAAAATGTACGTTCCAATTCAATAGAAGTGTTTTATTGAGCGTTTTTCATTGAATGGCAGCAAATGAATCGAAGGATGGCAGGTGTTTTATTGCGATGACCTGTGCTTTAGTAACCTTCTCTCTGTCCAGGAACGCTGAGAAACAGTTTGTTGCGGAAGACGATGAAATTCAACCGGGCACGGAGTGGGAGCGAATTGCCAAACTTTGTGATTTCAATCCCAAAGCCAAACCTGGCAGCAAGGACGTTTCACGCATGCGTTCCATCATCCTTCAGATGAAACAAAACCCAGTAACTATTAAGAACAAGGcttagaaattataaaattcaggCTAATAAACAGATATGGTTTGTTGTACTTTAGATGCAGTTCATTAAAGTTTAGTTCACGAATTTGTACAATGAGCTGAAAGAGATGGTGTCATAAGCTTAATTCAGGATTAAAAATGATGGAACATCTGCAGGTAGTAGTTCTTGGTTAAAAACGTACACGTACGTATCTGTTTTCTAgatgtataatatattattccCTTTTTATTAACCCGAAAGTTTCCAtgtattaatacaaaatataatttcataaGTATACTAATGTTattagataataaattatttgaaagaaaaaaatgtcatgtTTCATTATAACTTATTGGTTAGCAAAATAATAACGAGGATctgttttcttcaaattaaagttcCTGACCAGGGCGATGTAGAATTGTTCAGGAAGACAGTTTCATGTTTTCATAATCTAAAGTTTCTGCAGCATTTATCACAACATTTGCGTTTCGTTGGGAATAAAATAGTATCGATTGAACCCTTGATCGTCGACCGAACTTTGTAAAACTACTATTATcacaattattcaaataagCTGTTCCTTAATAACATACTAGCCGGAATGGAGGATCTCGCCAGACAGTCATGATTTAAGGAGATTTACTTCTATATACTAGAAAATAACGTCTATAAGACTTTAAATTTCGCGCTTGGTTTACCATCTCGTTAACAAGGGTTTATCGTGCTCCCACGTACCTTTGGACGTTTCACATCAAAAGTTATATCGTTCCTGACAAGCCCCTACAAAGTTGTACAATCTTGAGGACCCGGGACTCGCACTTTAATTGATACGAGCAAGGCCATGTTCCTACATGTGCCCCTCAATCGTTCACCCTCGATTCtagtaaaattatatatttattagcTTTGTGCGAGGATATCGAGCACGCTCGATAAGTGAAATACGGAGTTATTTTGCAATGTTTAGCTTTGGCATCTTTGGAAGAGTAACAGTTATAAGATCGGTtagattagaaaaatattgctAATTTTAATGCTTCTAAAATCCACAAATGGTAATAGATACGTATATCTTTCatagattttgaaatatctcgaaaaaagcggaaatatatcaattttcaaaataattataccgGATGAACTATAAgttcaattttgatgaaacttaggctattgacattttttgtgaTAGCACTTCGTAACGCCTTCACAGATTTCTTCTAGGCGTTCTAGATTTTGAGGAAAAGAAGAATGTTTTTAATGTATCCATCTATAATCGACTCAAGGTCATACTTCGCATATGATAGTGACACCAGGTGCAATCTGAACCTGATTCTACTGCCACTCtagattaaattttgacagtGACAATAACTGACATTCTACCTCGCAGGGAATCGTCTTGCAAGTTATAGCTAGTCTTGTCaatgaaatgtcaaaaaaacaaataacacaAATTGCGACATtgccatttttctttattatctTGTCAATAACCAATCAAATCAGCTCAAATTTGGCAACTATGCCAggtgtttgtttttttataaaatgcgTCCGCCTATCTGTGAAGTACGGACTCGTTCgctctaaaattgaaaaatttagacgtttagtgatatttttatcaaatttatcagGATATATTATCAGTTTTACATCACCTACTTGATTAAGGATTTTACCGTTgtataactaaaaattaacGTGGATATCGTAGGTTTTCATGTACTTGTGTTATATCTTTTATCTTACTTGAGAATAtcaacaaatatatttttctcattttgatAATAAGTTCCGGTTAAAGGGGACTGCATAaggtattttagaattaaagaTTAGTTATGGATACTCTTAGTACTGACAATGGAGCTGGTGATCAGTATAACCTTAAATGGAACAAtcatttgacaaattttgtaCAGACTTTTATCCAGCATCAGCTCGGAGAAACTTTAGTGGATGTTACCTTATCCTGCGAGGGTCAATATATTAAAACCCATAAGCTCATTTTGTCAGCCTGCAGTGATTATTTCCACAGTATTTTTcaggtatttaaaataagcttctctttaattacaaaaaaaatcaatgagaAGTTACTGTATTTCAGGTACATAGCACTCTTCAGCATCCAATAATCTTCTTAAATCATGTTCGATTCAGTGATCTTAAATCCATTTTGCATTTCATGTATCATGGAGAAGTCAAAGTGCTTGATAAAGATTTACCTCAAGTGTTACAACTAGGAGAAACATTGCAAATTAAAGGTATTATGTCTCcttttaatcattttcaaataaacatattattgttaataggTTTGTCATCAGTAAAATTGAGAGATGTACCTCCAGAAACTTTTGCTCCTATTCAAACAACAGccaagaaaaataacaaagttttCAAGAATTCACATTTGGGCAGTCAAAGGTAAAGTTCTATTCTTCAAaggataattttgaatatgtcTGATGTTTCAGCTAATACCCCACATTTTGCACTTGCTGTTGGTCAATTGTTTGTGGTACaccatatgttttttttcataccCATATTTATCCATATCCTAAAACTTCATTTGAACTCCAACATTCTTACTTCACTCTATGATAATgtggatttttgaaaatagctTATTGAGTTGACATCAGATTTGTTTCTACCTCATTCAAACACCATACATGTCCCATTATTTGCACACTTTTGTGATGTCTAACAGCAGCAGTTAACATAAAAGTATGATATATTTAAACCATTTCAAACCATATTAGCAAAGAAAACACAGCTTTAATTGCACAGTAGTGGCTTATGGGCACTTTGTATTGCAGAATTTACCAACAATAACACATCTATGGTGAAATCGGGCACCAATTCTCGCACGGTGCTATAATAGATAGACAGAAAATAGCCATTATTTAcgacaaaaaaaagtaaattctgTGTAATTTACTTAAACACACAAAAAACGTTATTGAAAGGTGCAAACTttctttatcaaaattttcatcataaatttaaagctCTATGATTTATACAGTTATGTTTTCAAGCAACTtaaagactttttttaatttatataccTTGGTCTCCACAAAACTCTCTAGGAAGCTTATTAAAAAGACAAATAACTGCtccatttttctattaaagctctattgaatttgattttgagTGTTTAGCGTTGAAAACGAGTACGTTTGGACATTTGgagaaaaacctattttttgaGTAAAGTGATGCTAAGAGTCATTTTCCCTCCATatgcaataatttaatattaattgtttatacaaagattttatatttgtttcaTTGTCTTAGGAAAAACGATAATCGAATAAAATATGGCGTAAAAATAGTGACACCAAATCAATTAAATGCAACTTCAAGCATAAATGCCCCGACTACGCCAGTACCGTCTGCCATAATTCTCCCCGCTGAACCATTGTCACCTAGAACATCGAAGGTATTACCGGAGGTAAGTCAGGCGTTTGGGCAACAATACCAAACAATTAAAACGTGTTTGTgagaaaatgcaaattctTCTTTGTCGTGCATATACCGTGggatttttctattgttgaaTTTATTGCATGACTAGTGTAGTACCGTAGTTATACTATTTCAGTGACTTTTTTAGACAggaataagaataaattacttttgtaCTAATTTTCCACATAGAAGATATTAGTAGATAGTTCATGAATTTTTAGACTCCATCAAAAAGCAGTACGTCACATACAGCCGTATCACCAAACCTAAATAATACTGAAGTAAGAAACGTGGTTCCTAAAACACCACATGCGTTTATGATATTTGCCAGTGAATGGAGAAAGAAGCTAACCGTTGAACATCCAGGTAAGAATTCTTTTTTCACACGCTATTTTATGTTTTccgtataaaaataaagtaattacTCTGTAGAGGAAAACAACAAAGAGATATCAGTGAGGTTAGCaaatatgtggaaaaatttacTGCCAGAAGATAAAAATAGGTATTATACGGAAGCTAAGAAGAGAGAGGAAGAggctaaattaaaatatccaacGTAAGTGattgaaaatgtgtttgtCAATTATGACACAGTGTTTCATGAGGAAGCGTATAAGGTCTTACCTTCTTATTTCTCCTGTGGCTATCtctattattgattttatacaaaattttaaattaaaaaaaacgaagaatTTTAGTTAGGAACTTTATCGACACCGCCACAAGTTTAACCTCTAATAAGGTAAAGAAACGTTATGGTTGTGAcaagttgtatttttttaaatatatcctTCTATACCTAGGATGTCCtaaataaagtgagttatATATTGCTTGAAATCTTGAAGACctaacaaaaatttgaagatagcATTGTTGATATTAATAGATTATCCACTTTCCCAAGATTTACTGGAATAGTTTGTACAtgatttatgattttcgaaaattacaGTGTTAAGTtggaaattgtaatttttgaacAGAAAAGTTAGCTTTTTATTGAGTCAATAGTAGCTAtgatttgcaataaaaattttaagtttgtgTTGTACTTGTTTTCAAGTTGGTGTCCTTAGATTGCGCACCTGGTAAATTTCTTCATGAAGTAATGTAATTTGCTAtatagtttattaattttttcctctttgtgCAGTCATGTTGATTCGAACGATTCATTGAAAAGGAAATCGGAAGTACTGCAAGACACTACAAATTCCACATCGGTaggtttattatttgttttctcATTTAGGTGAAAGTGGGaggaaagataattttttcgaCGTAACTCTGACATACGAAACATAGTATACACTAAATTTAGCAACAAACGTTATTCTGTCATGCAACAAAATATCATTGAAATTGACGCTATTGTATACAGATATATGGGAACAATATACAAATAAGGCAAATGGTAGAAATGAAGCCTAACCACTTGACAATCCtccacaaattttcaaatgagagTTATTATGTATTCGTCTAATTTCATTAATCAACGTTAGAACGTCAACCTTTTTGAAATAGCAAGTAGAGTGCATAATAGAAATGCGTCTCAAAACTGAATCTTTTGCGAGATTTTTATAGTCAAGTGAAATGTTTCACTTTCGACCTATTGTCGAGGATTAATGTTACCTCTACAAATCTAAGAAGTATGCGGTCACATACAGtcgaaaaaatgaaaaatataggAACTCGGCAGAAACGGCAAGTCATACGATGCTCAGGTTTGGTTGCCATGCCATGTCTCTGTTTGTATTCccttcaagaaaatatttttgtctttccTCTGTGTTAGTACCGTTTTACATTATCCAATTTCTTGTATAATATATAGAACGTATTTTTGAATGACATCAGATTTGCTATATTATGCTATTAATTTAACAAGGGATTGGCTAATTTAAAACATAGTTAAGACTAATGTTTACAATCAATTTACCTCTTTAGCCCAGAGTGCAAATAGATCCAATGGAAGTTGTTGAGATACAAGAACAAGTTGAGATCACTGATAGCGATTAATAGCAAGGAAGATTTAGTGCCATTTGACTTTATAAGAAGCAATTTTCCTCAATTCAGCTAACAGACTGCAAAGTGTATAATATAGTATTTTTCCgatctttttaaaattgtacttGTACcttagttttaatttgtttaaacaaTGCTTGTATGAATTGGACCCATTTGAATAGGTgcttattttagaaataactCAAACTGTTGCAACATTGTAAAATATAAAGACTGTAATATTTACGGTCGTCcatgtttcattaaaataagatTGCTCCAGATACGAATTTGTAGAAACTGTTTACCTATCACCTTTCCGTAATTGCTATCGTTATTAAGCATAAATATAACCATCACGTGCTTTTGATCCTTCAAGATTCCAAAAAGTTTAATGTCTTAATGAAGTTCGTtatattttgttgtattttcggaaaattttgtaatttatctgcttttttttattatatcaagACTGTTAAATTGGTTCTCGAGAAATAACttgtaatataatattaaagtaaatatctAGTTGGAGTTTAAGTACAAAATGATATTCAATACAAAAAGCTTGCAATCGACCATAGCCGCgattttcacaaataattttataaataactgGAGACAactctttttgtatttgatatataattttagtttttgcggatcatttttaagtattttctaTGATGCACACGTCTTACACCCATCctcaagtttttttaattttaactttttcagGATCAATAACTCGTCAATGGTATTGAATTACATACAAGTACGCAATTTGCATTGCCTGGATTTAGTTTTGGATGTTCTGTACGTACtataagaatttattttcgaaatttgcatttcttaTTCAGTTTAGAAAAAGGGGGCCTGATACCAGAAAAATATGACCACGtatgttttcattttcacaaCGATTTAGCAAACCACCTATCTGGAtagatatatttttagttcttAAACACGCTGTTAAATTATTGCGCTCTAATTttggaataccctgtatatagataTCAATATGGTCGTGTTGACTTTTTGAGTGGTGCCATCTCCTGTTTTCGTGGATTGAATCGCTATAATTGCCACTTGTCTACATGTCACTTGAACATGTCTCAATGTCATATCTATCAGTAATGTCAGTGTGACAACTGTATccttcatttaaaattgattttttaaataaattgttcttatctatttattattattgttatcgTTCAATTAGTAGAGGCGGTTTTCCTTTCGGGTTCTATTTAGATCTAATctggtttttaatttgtgcGGTTGTTATGGTGCCTGTTTGGCTCAGTTACGCCGGCAAACAGTGTAATGATGACTGAAGGTGTAGTAATGTAGTACTGGGCATTCTAACAACTTTATGCTGATAGGACATTTGGACAAGGAAGTTACTCTTACAACAAAAAGAAAGTGCTagtaaagtttattaattcatAATTCAACAGACATATCAGCCACTCATTGTGAACCATTGTAATAACTGAGCAATTATGAAGTTAACTAGAGATTTCACCAACATATCTTGCCATTTAATAGCTTTAAACAGTCAGATAAAGCACCTTCTCCATTGCTTTCTTTTCCTCATAGTGCTCTCCCTTTTTCAATACTTTTCTCGCAACCTTAAAGTACCTGCAGATGAAGATGCAAACAATCAAATTGATCCCTGGGTGGAGTATGGAATTGTTAGCACTTGTGTTTTGTACGCTCTTCGGTTTGTGACATTTCTCTCATTACCTCAAGtgatatttaatgttattggACTCacattttataattgttttcgGGAAAAAGTTACGTTAAAGGGATCACCTTTACTGGCACCCTTCATCTGTATCCGAGTGGTGACCAGAGGAGATTATCCAGATTTAGTCAAAAGTAATGTTAATCGCAATATGAATAAGTGCATTGATGCAGGattggaaaactttttaattgaagTTGTGACTGACAAACATATTGGGTTGGATCAGCATAGACGTGTGCGGGAATTGGTAGTGCCACAAAATTACCAAACGTCCACTGGAGCACTTTTTAAGGCCAGGtaaatatttctctaaatttaaaaatagaataataTAAACCAACACTGTGAAGTACATTATTATCTAAACATTGGGTTTAAATCCCAGAATGTGCAGTGTTGAGGGATTTAAGACATGAGGGTCCTAAATACTCCAAAATTTCAGTgcttatataatttttcccattattAGATTTAACTAGattctataaaattatttaccttATGCAAATTAAGCCTAaactttattgaaaacatAAATTGTGTGCATTTAACCTGCGGTTCTGTGACATcaaataaattagataaatggggttgatgaaaatgtgctccATCTAGTTTactaggtaaataataaaccatATAAATGCCATTTTTACTGCTGAACAATTAAATAACAGATCATTGCATTAACCTGTTATTCAactattttataagaaaactaAGAAAACATAGTTTAGAGTCATTCAACACACCCAATAATGATATCTTTTAAagctaataatgaaaaaatatattaataattgctGCAAGTTTTGTCAATATATTGTTAATAACTGGGGCTTGTTTGGTATTCTTAGATGCTAAGATTTTGAGGTCTTGTTAGAGCAAAATTTTGGAATGTTTATCTGAAATTCTGCTTATCATTATAAAGCAAAACATCTGAAGCATTATTGacggaaattattatttgtgagGTAGATCACAGAGATATTTTGGTATACATACTTGAGGTATTTTTGAGGTAATATTTTGAGGCGTTTCAGAAGTATTTTGATATGCAAAGATTGTATCAGTGTTCTACCTcgcattattataattatatgtttttgacaccataaataacaaaatagaaTTTCTCACTTGCAAGTCATTTGGCTAATGTCTCCTTCCCACTTTGAGCATAGGTACATATCTAAATTTCAACTTACTACCTTACTGGGATGCCCATTTTAAGGCAGACATGCATCGAATACATTTGAGAATCATGAAGCTCTATGTGATTTTGCTTGGGTGTTTTAAAACACGCTAACATGGAAGTATGTGATACAACATACTTCAATTTAACCAAAACATGAACATGTTCACTAAAGGAAAGCCATTGTATTAATCTAAGCTAATCCactctaaataataaaattatgcaagGGACTCGTAATTTTTGATAGCTTAGGGATAATGTTTACTACAAATTTTGCCATACCCATGCTTCCATCCTGTTTCTTCCAAAACTACTGTATCATTAAAATACACACCAAACCCACCTAGATTGCCAGACGTTTTGTAGCTTCTTTTCTGAAACTCCTTAGACGGTGAATGACTCAGGTGACCAAATGCCAACAGGCATTCTACAGAACTGATACCTACTAAAAGGCACGACACAAATCTGTCCCCCTTAATAATCTCTCTTCTGTTG
This DNA window, taken from Euwallacea similis isolate ESF13 chromosome 5, ESF131.1, whole genome shotgun sequence, encodes the following:
- the LOC136409150 gene encoding protein tramtrack, beta isoform-like, whose product is MDTLSTDNGAGDQYNLKWNNHLTNFVQTFIQHQLGETLVDVTLSCEGQYIKTHKLILSACSDYFHSIFQVHSTLQHPIIFLNHVRFSDLKSILHFMYHGEVKVLDKDLPQVLQLGETLQIKGLSSVKLRDVPPETFAPIQTTAKKNNKVFKNSHLGSQRKNDNRIKYGVKIVTPNQLNATSSINAPTTPVPSAIILPAEPLSPRTSKVLPETPSKSSTSHTAVSPNLNNTEVRNVVPKTPHAFMIFASEWRKKLTVEHPEENNKEISVRLANMWKNLLPEDKNRYYTEAKKREEEAKLKYPTHVDSNDSLKRKSEVLQDTTNSTSPRVQIDPMEVVEIQEQVEITDSD